In Citrus sinensis cultivar Valencia sweet orange chromosome 4, DVS_A1.0, whole genome shotgun sequence, one DNA window encodes the following:
- the LOC107178787 gene encoding uncharacterized protein LOC107178787 isoform X1, whose protein sequence is MVKDGKNCAFLNHVGKDPNSSHKKAEKSCEDLMRQSQHLPQVFNRYSSQEIENNRLRLKTTVEAIRYLAFQGCSFRGHDESKNSLNHGNFLQLLKAFASNNEKIADVILDKAPKHASYISPNIQKEILHVFSMKVKKAIREEIGDAKFCLILDESRDESKKEQMAVVLRFVDKDGFVRERFFGLVHVSNTSAVTLKDGIYSLLSHNNLSIQNIRGQGYDGASNMRGEWNGLQALILKDCPYAYYIHCLAHRLQLALVAVSHEIVPIHHFFTKLSSVVNIVGASCKRNEELKRAQAADIEYMISIDELESGRGLNQIGTLQRPGDTRWSSHFRSVSNLITMFSATCSVLLNIIEDGTNAFQRGDADAAYEAMTSFEFVFILHLMKEIMAITDILCQALQSKSQDILHAMHLVSSTKALIQKFRDDGWITLLNQVKSFCEVRNIDIPEMNAQYVARQGRARRQEDNFTVAEHYRVNLFYAVIDCQLQELSSRFNEHAVQLLILSSALDPRECRESFRIGDVCQLADKFYPADFTDVDKMNLKIQLEHYEYNVVQHPEFKSLSTISDLSQWLVSTRKATIFPLVYRIIVLVLTLPVSTATTERSFSAMRIVKTRLRNKMEDEFLTDSLIMYIEREIAEKLSIESIVNEFRDMKERRIPF, encoded by the exons ATG GTTAAAGATGGGAAAAATTGTGCCTTCCTTAATCATGTGGGAAAGGATCCGAATTCATCGCATAAAAAGGCTGAAAAATCATGTGAGGATTTGATGAGGCAATCTCAGCATCTGCCACAGGTATTTAATCGTTATTCCTctcaagaaattgaaaataatagacTGCGGTTAAAGACTACAGTTGAAGCAATTAGATACTTAGCTTTTCAAGGTTGTTCTTTTAGAGGCCATGATGAGAgcaaaaattcattaaatcatGGAAATTTTCTGCAATTACTTAAAGCATTTGCCTCTAATAATGAAAAGATTGCAGATGTTATACTTGATAAAGCTCCAAAACATGCCTCCTATATATCAccaaatattcaaaaagaaattttacatGTCTTTTCCATGAAAGTAAAAAAGGCAATTCGTGAAGAAATAGGTGATGCaaagttttgtttaattttagatGAATCACGTGATGAATCGAAGAAAGAACAGATGGCTGTAGTTTTGAGATTTGTTGACAAAGATGGTTTTGTGCGAGAACGTTTTTTTGGACTTGTTCATGTCTCTAACACTTCTGCAGTGACTTTGAAAGATGGGATATACTCTCTACTGTCtcataataatttaagtattCAAAATATTCGAGGGCAAGGATATGATGGTGCAAGTAACATGCGGGGTGAGTGGAATGGTTTACAagctttaattttgaaagactGTCCATATGCTTACTACATTCATTGTTTGGCCCATCGACTGCAATTGGCTTTAGTTGCAGTATCTCATGAGATTGTTCCTATTCATCATTTCTTTACTAAACTGTCTTCGGTTGTGAATATTGTTGGTGCTTCTTGTAAGCGCAATGAAGAACTGAAACGTGCTCAAGCTGCTGACATTGAGTACATGATTTCCATTGATGAGCTTGAGAGTGGGAGAGGGCTTAATCAAATTGGCACTTTACAAAGGCCTGGGGATACTCGATGGAGTTCTCACTTCAGGTCAGTCTCCAATTTAATAACAATGTTCAGTGCAACATGTTCTGTTCTACTTAATATCATTGAAGATGGCACTAATGCTTTCCAACGAGGAGATGCTGATGCTGCATATGAGGCAATGACTAGTTTTGAGTTTGTTTTTATCTTGCACCTCATGAAAGAAATTATGGCAATCACTGATATACTTTGCCAAGCTTTGCAATCTAAATCTCAAGATATTTTACATGCTATGCATCTTGTTTCATCAACTAAAGCACTTATACAGAAATTTAGAGATGATGGGTGGATTACTTTGCttaatcaagtgaaatcattTTGTGAGGTTAGAAATATAGATATTCCAGAAATGAATGCTCAGTATGTTGCAAGACAAGGTCGAGCTCGGCGTCAAGAAGATAACTTCACTGTTGCTGAACATTATAgggtaaatttgttttatgctGTTATAGATTGCCAATTACAAGAGTTAAGTAGTCGATTTAATGAACATGCAGTGCAATTGCTTATACTTAGTTCAGCACTTGATCCTCGTGAATGTAGGGAGTCATTTAGAATTGGTGATGTTTGTCAATTGGCTGACAAGTTTTATCCAGCAGATTTTACAGACGttgataaaatgaatttaaaaatccaactTGAGCATTATGAGTATAATGTAGTTCAACATCCAGAGTTCAAAAGTTTGTCGACCATTTCTGACTTGAGCCAATGGTTGGTTAGTACTAGAAAAGCAACAATATTCCCCCTTGTCTATAGAATAATTGTTCTTGTGCTAACTCTTCCAGTGTCTACTGCAACTACAGAACGATCATTTTCGGCTATGCGTATAGTAAAGACAAGACTTCGCAATAAAATGGAGGATGAATTTCTTACAGATTCATTGATTATGTACATTGAAAGGGAAATTGcagaaaaattaagtattgAATCAATAGTCAACGAGTTTCGAGATATGAAAGAACGTCGTATTCCATTTTAA